TGGTGGGATCAGTCGTAGACCGATGGCAACGGTAAGGAAAGCCAAGGCCACAAAGATCTGACGCCGGTGAGGTCGCACCAGTCCCCAGAATTCTTTGATCAGTTCCCAGAAGCCGCGTTCACGGTCGCCTAACTTTTTGGCCGGTCGACCGTGTCCATGAAAGCTGCCGCCCCGGGCCGACCGCGGCTGTTTAGTCGCGTTTCGCTCGCGTACGGTTTGGCGGTAATCGCGGAATCGGTTTCGGCTTGGTTGAATGGTCATGCAGTATTGGTAGGAACGTTAGCCAGCATTGGCAAGCTGTTGATTTCTTTAAGACGTGTCTCGATCCGAGAATTCTACGTTGACAACCGATGCAGCTCTGGCGACTGAATCAACGTTCCGGATCGGCGTCCGTAGTAGAGCCGAGTAGCACTTGTTCTGCCTCCCGAAATGCGGATTCGGATTGGAAATACGACCGAGGCAAGACGACTGCGGTCGTACCGGTCTCGGTTGCCAAAACTAGCGTGTTCTTCACCCGCAGTCGTTTGGGCAGTGTATCCAGAGGAAAACGAATCAAAAGGCTGCGTTGGTCGAGCCAAAGATCGGTCGCCGATATGGCACCGCTGAGCGTTATGTCTCGACTGACTTTAAACGTAAACCAAAGTCCGACTGAGAGAAAAACGAGTTGTGGTAGGATCAAAGCGACCAGACGCCATGGCCCTTTGTCGGCATGATTATTGAAATGATCAAAGCCGATCCAGCTGGCCGAAACGAATAGGGCGAATAGAAACAGTTTCCAAAGAACGACTGCCCAGCCTAGTAGCGGTGTGTTGGCGGCGTCGGCTTGGTAGTCCGGTAGCTCGGTTTTGATTTTTCGACGGATTCGATGCCGTGCCTTCAGCTCCGCTTTGGTCGAAATGTTCAGTTGGATGCTTCCATCGGTGTAGTCCGGGAACGATTCCGATGATTCATCCGGGATAGCAGCGAGATCAAATCCCATCGGTTGTTCGATCTGCCATCGGGCGATGCTGCCAACCAGTGCGTCGAACACCACCCGTTGATCCTGATTGTCGATCCAATCGCGAGGTATCAGCACAGGGCTGGAGTAAGCCAGGTTCAGCAGCCAGGCGTCTTCGCTGACAAAGGCTTGTATTTGTCGCCAGCCGCAGAACACTTCAACGACCCTGCCGTCACGCGTTTGTTTCTCTAGCGAGAGTCCCAGTTCTGCCAAATGAACTTTTGTCGGGCCACCAAGCGGCGGGTCAGCCAATAAGAACCGACGCGAGTTGATCGAGGTCAGGATCAGTAGGATGACGACGAACAGCGATGTGATGATGACGAACGAAAAGATCATCGACGGAGTGATCAGCGAGACGAACGTCTGATTCGCTGGGTTAAGCTCAAACACCACGATCATTGGGATGACGATCAACAGCCCAAAAGTGATTCCCCACCACGATGTCTTGCGTGTTGGGGGATTCGCGCGCTCGGCTAAGATTGGTTCTTGTTTACAAACTTTGGCAAGCCGAATCGCTTTCTGTTCGCCGATGTCACCTTCGATCGTTTTTAGGTTCCCTAGGTACCGTGGCGGTTCGATTGACCCATTTTCGGGTTGCTCAGCCTTGTCTTCAGTCGACTGCGTCGGAGGTTGGTAGGGATTGGAGGCCATGTCGGAGGATTCAATCAGCGTGCTCTGTTGGATCCGTCAGTGTTTTTCCAAGCAGTGTTTTGCGAAACATCGTTCCATCGGAATCGATTGGGGCAAACCCAAGTTGATTTAAGTATTCAGCCGCACCGCGGCGTCGATCGACAATTAGTGTAATCCCCTTCTCCGCCAACCACTTTGAAACCGTTGGAATGGTCAGCGTCTGAGTTGCAGACGGTTGGACATCCAGCGGTTGACGGTCCAGCAAGTGATAAAATATCTGGCGGTCAACAAGGAACGATTCTCCGCGACGGTCCCAAGCAAAGGCTTCAACATAGCAGTCAGGCCAGTACGAGCCTGATTCCACCAGCCAGTAATGCAAGGTCGCTGACAGTTCCAGCAAAAGTACTTGGTCGTCTTCTGCCAGTTCGGCTGGTCTTAAGTCCGAAAGACTGCGTGCGGGATCAACCGCTTGCCATCGATCGCGACGTTCAGTCGCTGCAGCGAGTTCGAAATCAAGCAAGCTATTGATACCACGAATTTGCGATGTTGGTGATTCAATATCGTATCGGTAGAGCAAACATGGTGTGACCAATAGAGCGGCAAGCAGCCATTCGCTTCGTCGACGCAACCACGGCGGGATGATCGATTGGATCGCGATCGCCAATGTGGTGATCGCGGCAGGATAGATGAACCAATGCAGTCGTTCGTATCCGCCGCTGATGTGGGGAACCCGACTGAGAACGAAGGGGCTGGCAAACCAGATTAGCCAAAGGATCGATAGGCTTGACGCTGCCAGAATCAATGCAGGGCTAATTTGTGGTTTCGCTGGACCTTTCCGCAAAAGATAGCGCCGAGCTAGATCCCGAGCAGCGATCATCAGGAACCCGGCGTGCATGAAAAGCAGCAACCCACATCCCGTGATGACACTCGATTGAAGTGAAAGTGTCTGTCCACGATAAGCCAACGTGTCCGACGGCAGGCCCGAATCTTTAATCGTGTTATAGAACCCGACCCAATAATGGAGCGGTCGACCTGAGAGTGACTGCTGGAAATCCATCACGATGACTTCACGGATCTGGTCATGATTGCCTTGCGCATCACCTAGCAAGAGCACCGTGATGAAAAGAATTCCCAAATAGCCATATGCGATGATCGATCGAGACATATGGAATCGTTTGCTTCGATAGAAAGCGAGCAGGCACGGCGGGACCAACATCAGTAGGTAAACAGCCGTCAGTGGATGGAAACGCACGACGGCGGGCGCTAACAACAATAGCGGGATGATCGATCTGGATCTTCCGCGGGCCCATTGAACGGTCAGCGTCGCGATAGCCGGAATCAGCCAAAATAGCGCAAAGTCTTTATCGAGAAGAAAGTTGTTCGTGATCCGAAATGAATAGTTGAACGCATTGAAATTGCGGAAACCAAATAGCACTGGCGAAAGGCTTGCCAACATGCACACCGGGTAGCTTGCCCTTCGCAGCGACAGCGTGCGAATGAAATGAACCAAACACAAAAGCACGCTAAATGCGATCGGGATCGTCAGGTATCGCTGTAGCACTAAGTCGACAGCAACACCACTGGACTGGCTGATCAAGCATGGAAGCAAGTGAAAGTAATGCGCACGCCAACGCGGCATCGGTTGGTCGACTTCCATTGCAGACATGCCAATCGGGGAAACCTGTAGCGTTTCCCAGCGGGTCATGTCCTGCTGCTGCAGGATGAATTGGTGGATGTCGTTGGATCGGGGGGCTTCGTAAATGCAGATCGAAACGACGACCAATGTGGCAATCACTATCAAGTGCGACTTTGGGATTCGCCATGGAGCATGCTCTACGCCGTGCAGCGTGAAGCCTCGGATTGCGAGCGAGGCGATCAACAACACGATCCAGAAACGGATCATGGACGCCATGCTTAGTTGCAAGGCACAAAAGGTCGCGATCGCAGCAGCATACACGGCCATCGCCGTGATCATGCCGCCGCTGTAACGCGATAGCATGGAGGATGTTTTTCCTTGCCAAAGCGGCGCGATGCACCATCCAGGCAGCAAGAAACCCAGCCAGCAGGTTTGCACCACCGCATCGGCACTGTTGCCATCGCCAAGAATGACCGTGAGTGCCAGTACCGCCGCGTGAATCAGCAGTAGTGGCGAGATGTCACGAATCAGCGGCATCGGTTTTGGGCGAACAGAAATGGTTGATGGGAGAAGGTCCATTGCATCATAGCCGACTTGGTATTGTCGGACGAATGCGCAGCCGGACTATAGTTTTCGAGCTTCGCCGGACAATTCGCCGAGCATCGATTTCAACGAGTCTTCGACCGATTGCATCAGCGGGTCGCGTTGGCCTTTGGGAGGCCGCCCGGTGTCAACCTTAATGGGATCATCGAACTGGATCACTGCTTTAAGCGGGATCGAGTGATCGGCTTTGCCGTTGATCGTTTCCTGCATTCGCTGGATCGTTTCGACAATTCGAGTGTCCGTTACCTGGTCTTCCATCAGATAACTGTCGGGATAAGAAGAGAGGTCTTGCGCAAGATCCGCCGAATCGACATGTCGGCGCAATTGCTGTTTCTCTTTGGCTGAATGGGCGTCGCTGAAAAACCGGGTTGAGGCGACCGAACGAATGTTTCGAACACGTTCTCGAACGATGTCGGTGGACTTGTCGATCGACATTTCTTGTTCGGTCACGGTCAGGATGTGTTCGATCAAATCATCGCGTCGCTGTGGCAGCGGGCCTCCGCAAGAACGGCCGTAATATTGTGTTTCTTTCAAGGCGAGCATGGCTTCGGCAAGTTGAATGGTTCGCGTGCGGAGGCAGCGCGAGGGCATTCGGTTCCAGCCGATTTGCATTTCGAAACGGTCGAGTTGTTCGGTTGCCCAGCGATCGATTTTTTCAACGCACAGGTATTTAATCGCGACCGGCTGGATGACCACTTCTCCGCTGCCAGAAACCGCCGCGGTTTCAGGATCGTCT
The Stieleria sp. JC731 genome window above contains:
- a CDS encoding 1-acyl-sn-glycerol-3-phosphate acyltransferase, coding for MTVVFDRPYEFVPPIRSTAWPWLIQRLRLYDFYLRRKEGVVDYELRKVERFKQAIDAGHSVLLAPNHCRYADPLVMGWPGREIGVHVHAMASWHLFNEGALDAFAIRRMGGFSIFREGNDRKALEAAIDILSEGRRPLIVFPEGTTNRTNDELKPLLDGVAFMARTAAKRRRKRKDDPETAAVSGSGEVVIQPVAIKYLCVEKIDRWATEQLDRFEMQIGWNRMPSRCLRTRTIQLAEAMLALKETQYYGRSCGGPLPQRRDDLIEHILTVTEQEMSIDKSTDIVRERVRNIRSVASTRFFSDAHSAKEKQQLRRHVDSADLAQDLSSYPDSYLMEDQVTDTRIVETIQRMQETINGKADHSIPLKAVIQFDDPIKVDTGRPPKGQRDPLMQSVEDSLKSMLGELSGEARKL